The Pseudomonas triclosanedens genome has a window encoding:
- a CDS encoding F0F1 ATP synthase subunit epsilon, which yields MAITVHCDIVSAEAEIFSGLVELVVAHGSLGDLGIAPGHAPLITELKPGPIRLVKQGGEQEVYYISGGFLEVQPNMVKVLADTVIRAGDLDEAAAQTALKEAEKALQGKGAEFDYSSAAARLAEAAAQLRTVQQVRKKFGG from the coding sequence ATGGCTATTACTGTCCACTGCGACATCGTCAGCGCCGAAGCGGAGATCTTCTCCGGTCTGGTCGAGCTGGTCGTTGCGCACGGCTCTCTGGGTGATCTGGGTATCGCTCCGGGCCACGCGCCGCTGATCACCGAGCTCAAGCCGGGTCCGATCCGCCTGGTGAAGCAGGGTGGCGAGCAGGAGGTGTACTACATCTCCGGCGGCTTCCTCGAAGTGCAGCCGAACATGGTCAAGGTTCTCGCCGACACCGTGATTCGTGCAGGCGACCTCGACGAAGCGGCTGCCCAGACCGCACTGAAGGAAGCTGAGAAGGCTCTGCAAGGTAAAGGCGCAGAGTTCGACTACAGCTCCGCCGCAGCCCGCCTGGCCGAAGCCGCAGCGCAACTGCGCACGGTCCAGCAGGTTCGCAAGAAGTTCGGCGGCTGA
- the atpD gene encoding F0F1 ATP synthase subunit beta, with protein MSSGRIVQIIGAVIDVEFPRDAVPSIYEALKVQGVETTLEVQQQLGDGVVRSIAMGSTEGLKRGLNVESTGAAISVPVGTKTLGRIMDVLGNPIDEAGPIGEEERWGIHRDAPSYAEQAGGNDLLETGIKVIDLVCPFAKGGKVGLFGGAGVGKTVNMMELIRNIAMEHSGYSVFAGVGERTREGNDFYHEMKDSGVLDKVALVYGQMNEPPGNRLRVALTGLTMAEKFRDEGRDVLLFIDNIYRYTLAGTEVSALLGRMPSAVGYQPTLAEEMGVLQERITSTKKGSITSIQAVYVPADDLTDPSPATTFAHLDATVVLSRDIASLGIYPAVDPLDSTSRQLDPLVIGQDHYDAARGVQYVLQRYKELKDIIAILGMDELSESDKLLVARARKIQRFLSQPFFVAEVFTGSPGKYVSLKDTIAGFKGILNGDYDHLPEQAFYMVGGIEEAIEKAKKL; from the coding sequence ATGAGTAGCGGACGTATCGTTCAAATCATCGGCGCCGTGATCGACGTGGAATTCCCGCGCGATGCCGTGCCGAGCATCTACGAGGCCCTGAAGGTTCAGGGCGTTGAAACCACCCTGGAAGTTCAGCAGCAGCTGGGCGACGGCGTGGTTCGTTCCATTGCGATGGGTTCCACCGAAGGCCTCAAGCGTGGCCTGAACGTGGAAAGCACCGGCGCAGCCATCTCCGTCCCGGTCGGCACCAAGACCCTGGGCCGTATCATGGACGTGCTGGGCAACCCGATCGACGAAGCCGGTCCTATCGGCGAAGAAGAGCGCTGGGGTATTCACCGCGACGCTCCGTCCTACGCTGAACAGGCAGGCGGCAACGACCTGCTGGAAACCGGCATCAAGGTTATCGACCTGGTCTGCCCGTTTGCCAAGGGCGGTAAGGTTGGTCTGTTCGGTGGTGCCGGTGTAGGCAAGACCGTGAACATGATGGAACTGATCCGTAACATCGCCATGGAGCACAGCGGTTACTCTGTGTTCGCTGGTGTGGGCGAGCGTACTCGTGAGGGTAACGACTTCTACCACGAGATGAAGGATTCCGGCGTACTGGACAAGGTAGCCCTGGTATACGGCCAGATGAACGAGCCGCCGGGCAACCGTCTGCGCGTTGCACTGACCGGCCTGACCATGGCTGAGAAGTTCCGTGACGAAGGCCGTGACGTACTGTTGTTCATCGACAACATCTACCGTTACACCCTCGCCGGTACCGAAGTATCCGCACTGCTGGGCCGTATGCCTTCCGCAGTAGGTTACCAGCCGACCCTGGCCGAAGAGATGGGCGTTCTGCAGGAGCGCATCACCTCCACCAAGAAAGGCTCGATCACCTCGATCCAGGCCGTCTACGTTCCCGCGGACGACCTGACCGACCCGAGCCCGGCGACCACTTTCGCCCACTTGGACGCCACCGTCGTACTGTCCCGTGACATCGCCTCCCTGGGTATCTACCCGGCAGTCGACCCGCTGGACTCGACCTCCCGTCAGCTGGACCCGCTGGTTATCGGCCAGGATCACTACGACGCAGCCCGCGGCGTGCAGTACGTTCTGCAGCGCTACAAGGAGCTGAAGGACATCATCGCGATTCTCGGCATGGACGAACTGTCCGAGTCCGACAAGCTGCTGGTGGCCCGTGCTCGTAAGATCCAGCGTTTCCTGTCCCAGCCGTTCTTCGTGGCAGAAGTCTTCACCGGTTCCCCGGGTAAGTACGTCTCCCTGAAGGACACCATCGCTGGCTTCAAAGGCATCCTCAACGGCGACTACGACCACCTGCCCGAGCAGGCGTTCTATATGGTCGGCGGCATCGAAGAAGCCATCGAGAAAGCGAAGAAGCTGTAA
- the atpG gene encoding F0F1 ATP synthase subunit gamma: protein MAGAKEIRSKIASIKSTQKITNAMEKVAVSKMRKAQMRMAAGRPYAERIRQVIGHLANANPEYRHPFMVEREVKRVGYIVVSSDRGLAGGLNINLFKTLVKDMVVQRDQSAEIDLCVIGSKGASFFKSYGGNVVAAISHLGEEPSINDLIGSVKVMLDAYLEGRIDRLYVVSNKFVNTMTQKPTVEQLIPLVAEDNAELKHHWDYLYEPDAKALLDGLLVRYVESQVYQAVVENNACEQAARMIAMKNATDNAGDLISGLQLIYNKARQAAITQEISEIVGGAAAV from the coding sequence ATGGCAGGCGCAAAAGAGATTCGCAGCAAGATTGCGAGCATCAAAAGCACGCAAAAAATCACCAATGCCATGGAAAAGGTGGCGGTGAGCAAGATGCGCAAGGCACAAATGCGCATGGCGGCCGGCCGTCCCTACGCGGAGCGCATTCGCCAGGTGATCGGCCATCTGGCCAACGCCAACCCGGAATACCGTCACCCGTTCATGGTCGAGCGTGAAGTAAAGCGCGTCGGCTACATCGTGGTGAGCTCCGACCGTGGTTTGGCTGGCGGCCTGAACATCAACCTGTTCAAGACTCTGGTCAAGGACATGGTGGTGCAGCGCGATCAAAGTGCAGAGATCGATCTCTGCGTGATCGGCTCCAAGGGTGCATCCTTCTTTAAGAGCTACGGCGGCAACGTGGTTGCGGCCATCAGCCACCTGGGCGAAGAGCCGTCGATCAACGATCTGATCGGCAGCGTCAAGGTCATGCTGGATGCCTACCTGGAAGGTCGTATTGATCGCCTGTACGTGGTTTCCAACAAGTTCGTCAACACCATGACCCAGAAGCCGACCGTGGAACAACTGATTCCTCTGGTGGCCGAGGACAATGCCGAGCTGAAGCACCATTGGGACTACCTCTACGAACCCGACGCCAAGGCTCTCCTCGATGGCCTGCTGGTGCGCTACGTGGAGTCCCAGGTGTACCAGGCCGTGGTTGAGAACAACGCCTGTGAGCAGGCGGCCCGGATGATTGCAATGAAGAACGCTACCGACAACGCCGGTGATCTGATCAGTGGTCTGCAACTGATCTACAACAAGGCACGTCAGGCGGCGATCACCCAGGAAATCTCGGAAATCGTCGGCGGCGCTGCCGCGGTGTAA